AAATCTGAACTACATGGGTAGTATCACGATTGATGAAGATCTGCTGGACGCTGCAAACATGATTCCGGGAGAGAAAGTGTATATTGCTGATAATAACAACGGCGAACGCTTTGAAACCTACATTATCAAAGGTGAGCGCGGTTCAGGTAAAATTTGTCTGAACGGTGCTGCTGCACGCAAGGTGCAACCGGATGATATTGTTATAATCATGTCTTATGCATTGATGGATTTTGAGGAAGCCAAGTCGTTCAAACCGGCTGTAATCTTCCCCGATCCTGCGACGAACAAAGTGGTAAAGTAGAGAAAGTATCTTTGATATTTGAAATAAGAAAAGCCCCGTCTACAAAATGTAAACGGGGCTTTTCTTATTTTATTTTTATACCGGGGATGAGCGATGTTTCAGCCGTATGTGAGTTGGCTTTAGCTACCTGTTGGTCAACTTCCGAACACATATCGGATGTGTTTATTTCATGTGCTAGAGAAGTTCATCCCGGGGGGTAGCAAACGGCAATTACTTGCCGGCGTTTGCCTTCAATTGCTCATTCATGGCGGCAGCGGCTTTGCGACCATCACCCATCGCCAGAATAACAGTGGCCCCACCGCGGACGATGTCACCGCCTGCATAAATCATAGGGATGGAAGATTCCATGTTGTCATCTACAGTGATAGTTCCTTTTCGTCCTAGTTCCAGTCCTTTGATAGAGCTCGGAACAATTGGGTTAGGGGATACTCCGACACTGACTATTGCCAAGTCGATATCAATTGTTTCTGTTGCTCCCGGGATGGCTATAGGACTACGACGTCCGGAAGCATCCGGTTCGCCTAACTCCATCTTTTGCAAAATAACCTGTTTTACGCAACCTTGTTCGTCAGCAATATACTCGATCGGATTATGTAGTGTGAGGAATTCAACTCCTTCTTCTTTGGCATGTTTTACTTCTTCGATACGTGCAGGCATTTCCTCTTCCGAACGACGATAGATAATCATAGCACGCTCTGCACCAAGACGTTTGGCAGTACGAACAGAGTCCATCGCTGTATTACCACCACCGATTACTGCCACGTTTTTACCGAAAGCTACCGGAGTGTCCGAATCTTCACTGGCAGCGTCCATCAGATTAACGCGAGTGAGGTATTCGTTGGACGACATGATATTGATAGAATTCTCTCCCGGGATATTCATAAAGTTAGGCAGTCCGGCGCCGGAAGCCACGAATATTCCTTTGAAACCTTCAGCTTTCAAATCCTCTACGCCGATCGTTTTTCCTACGATACAGTCTTTGATGAAGTTGACACCCATTTTGCTCAGGTTGTCAATTTCTACGTCTACAATCTTGTTTGGCAAACGGAATTCGGGAATACCGTATTTTAATACACCGCCAATCTCATGCAGTGCTTCGAATACAGTTACATCATATCCATATTTAGCCATATCACCGGCAAATGCCAACCCTGCAGGTCCCGAACCGATTACAGCTATTTTGATACCGTTCTTCTCTGCAATGACAGGTACGGAGATTTGCCCGCTTTCACGTTCGTAATCAGCGGCAAAACGTTCCAGATAACCGATAGCGACGGGCTTTTCATTCATTTTCAAATGAATACATTTTGATTCGCACTGTTTTTCCTGTGGGCACACACGACCACAAACAGCTGGAAGTGCGCTTGTTTCTTTCAGTGTTTTGGCAGCCTCAAGAAACTCTCCGCGTTCGATATTCTTAATGAAGCGGGGAATATCAATACCTACCGGACAGCCTTCCATACATCCCGGATTAGCACAGTCAAGACAACGTTTAGCTTCTGTAACAGCCTGTTCGGCTGTTAATCCTTGATTGACTTCCTCTTTACGGCTGTGTGAACGATATTCAGCGTCAAGCTCATTCATTTCTACACGGGGAATGGCTGTACGTTCTTTCGGTTTCATTGATTTGCGTAATTCCTGTCTCCAGGCTGCATTACGGCTTTTTTCGTCGATTTCTTTGGTTGCTTCACATTCTGGTTGAAGTTTATGCATTTCTTCGCGCTCAATATTTTTGAACGCGCCCATACGTTTCAGCATTTCATCAAAATTCACTTGGTGACCGTCGAATTCAGGACCGTCTACACAAACGAATTTAGTCTTTCCTCCCACAGTGATACGGCAAGCACCACACATTCCTGTTCCATCTACCATGATGGTGTTCAATGAAACATCAGTCGGAATTTCATATTTCTTTGTCAGCAAGCAAACGAATTTCATCATGATGGCAGGACCGATAGCGAAGCATTTGTCCACTTTCTCACGTTTGATAACTTCTTCTACGCCTTCCGTTACCAGACCTTTACGACCGTAAGAACCGTCATCAGTCATGATAATTACTTCGTCAGAGCTTTCACGCATTTCTTTTTCCAAAATAATCAGGTCTTTGTTACGTCCGGCCAATACAGTGATAACACGGTTGCCGGCTGCTTTCAAAGCCTGTACGATAGGAAGCATCGGAGCTACGCCTACACCACCACCGGCGCAGACTACTGTTCCGAATTTCTCTATGTGGGTAGCTTGTCCAAGTGGGCCTACTACATCGGTAATATAATCGCCTTCATTCAGTTCACAGAGACGGGTAGAAGAAAGCCCGACTTCTTGCACTACCAAAGTAATGGTGCCTTTTTTGAGGTCAGAACCTGCGATAGTCAAAGGCATACGTTCTCCTTTTTCACCAACACGCACGATGACAAAGTGTCCGGCTTTACGGGATTTAGCAATCAAAGGAGCTTCAATTTCAAATTTGAATACTTTTTCAGAAAAGCGTTCCTTGCTAATGATTTTGTTCATTATCTAATTAATTTGTTGTTTTTATTACGTAACTGCTACCAGAATGATATAAATATTGGCAAAGATACAGCTAATTTGCGAAATATAAAAGAAAAGCCACTCTTTTGATGAGTGGCTCTCTGTATCTG
The Bacteroides luhongzhouii DNA segment above includes these coding regions:
- the panD gene encoding aspartate 1-decarboxylase, which codes for MMIEVLKSKIHCARVTEANLNYMGSITIDEDLLDAANMIPGEKVYIADNNNGERFETYIIKGERGSGKICLNGAAARKVQPDDIVIIMSYALMDFEEAKSFKPAVIFPDPATNKVVK
- a CDS encoding bifunctional dihydroorotate dehydrogenase B NAD binding subunit/NADPH-dependent glutamate synthase, whose protein sequence is MNKIISKERFSEKVFKFEIEAPLIAKSRKAGHFVIVRVGEKGERMPLTIAGSDLKKGTITLVVQEVGLSSTRLCELNEGDYITDVVGPLGQATHIEKFGTVVCAGGGVGVAPMLPIVQALKAAGNRVITVLAGRNKDLIILEKEMRESSDEVIIMTDDGSYGRKGLVTEGVEEVIKREKVDKCFAIGPAIMMKFVCLLTKKYEIPTDVSLNTIMVDGTGMCGACRITVGGKTKFVCVDGPEFDGHQVNFDEMLKRMGAFKNIEREEMHKLQPECEATKEIDEKSRNAAWRQELRKSMKPKERTAIPRVEMNELDAEYRSHSRKEEVNQGLTAEQAVTEAKRCLDCANPGCMEGCPVGIDIPRFIKNIERGEFLEAAKTLKETSALPAVCGRVCPQEKQCESKCIHLKMNEKPVAIGYLERFAADYERESGQISVPVIAEKNGIKIAVIGSGPAGLAFAGDMAKYGYDVTVFEALHEIGGVLKYGIPEFRLPNKIVDVEIDNLSKMGVNFIKDCIVGKTIGVEDLKAEGFKGIFVASGAGLPNFMNIPGENSINIMSSNEYLTRVNLMDAASEDSDTPVAFGKNVAVIGGGNTAMDSVRTAKRLGAERAMIIYRRSEEEMPARIEEVKHAKEEGVEFLTLHNPIEYIADEQGCVKQVILQKMELGEPDASGRRSPIAIPGATETIDIDLAIVSVGVSPNPIVPSSIKGLELGRKGTITVDDNMESSIPMIYAGGDIVRGGATVILAMGDGRKAAAAMNEQLKANAGK